A single window of Nicotiana sylvestris chromosome 3, ASM39365v2, whole genome shotgun sequence DNA harbors:
- the LOC104239318 gene encoding mediator of RNA polymerase II transcription subunit 31: protein MASTPNPETDESAKSASSPQKSVYKDPDDGRQRFLLELEFVQCLANPTYIHYLAQNRYFEDEAFIGYLKYLQYWQRPEYIKFIMYPHCLFFLELLQNPTFRNAMAHPANKEVAHRQQFYFWKNYRNNRLKHILPRPLPEPATAPATSAPLIVAPPAAPPPAPSPVSAVAPSPMQYAIPPGSGLAKTDPRSAAVDRRKRKKDG, encoded by the exons ATGGCTTCTACTCCGAATCCAGAAACTGATGAATCAGCTAAATCTGCTTCCTCTCC GCAGAAAAGCGTATATAAAGATCCGGATGATGGGCGCCAGCGTTTCTTACTGGAATTGGAATTTGTTCAATGCCTTGCTAACCCAACTTACATTCACT ATTTAGCTCAGAATCGATATTTTGAAGATGAAGCTTTTATTGGGTACTTAAAATACCTACAATACTGGCAACGGCCCGAGTACATAAAGTTTATAAT GTATCCTCACTGCCTATTCTTTCTCGAGCTTCTCCAAAATCCAACATTTCGTAATGCAATGGCGCATCCTGCCAACAAG GAAGTGGCACATAGGCAGCAATTTTATTTTTGGAAGAACTATAGAAACAACCGGTTGAAGCATATTTTGCCGCGGCCGCTTCCTGAGCCTGCAACTGCACCAGCAACTTCTGCTCCGCTAATTGTAGCCCCTCCAGCTGCTCCACCTCCTGCTCCTTCACCTGTTTCGGCTGTGGCTCCCTCTCCGATGCAGTATGCCATTCCTCCTGGATCTGGTCTTGCTAAAACGGACCCAAGGAGTGCCGCTGTTGATCGAAGAAAGAGAAA GAAAGACGGGTGA